The genomic segment CAGCAATGGTAGGTCGGCGGCAGATCCACATGGTAATGATGTCTTCTAGATTTTAATGTCGAACTGCGTTATTCGAAACGCTTTTCACGGATGCTTCTCTTTTCTCTGTGACTGATCTATGATCTAAAGCAAATCGCCCCAAATTTTCACAAACACTGACGGCAAGAATATGTTTAAGCCTATTCTGGCACAGTCTGCCAACCAATGCGACTGCAGAAATAGAGTTGCACGCGGACGCAGGTTGCGACAGAAGAGGCTTATGTCGATTTGTCGCGCATTGTTGCGTACGTACTTGGTCGACCGTGCTGCGCATAtgcttctgcgcatgcctctaTATGCCAAAATCAGGATAGCACTAAGTTCGCATCGTGTTATCGAAAATTCAGCCCCACATATCTAAGAATTTTTATACCGTATGACtgatgtaaaaatactggaagatatctatagcggctccacagccaccgtagtcctccataaaaaagcaagcaacaaaatctcaataaagaaaggcgtcaggcagggagatacgatatctccaatgctattcacagcgtgtttacaggaggtattcagagacctggattgggaagaattggggataaaagttaatggagaataccttagtaacttgcgattcgctgatgatattgccttgcttagtaactcaggggaccaattacaatgcatgctcactgacctggagaggcaaagccgaagggtgggtctaaaaattaatatgcagaaaactaaagtaatgcttaacagtctcgggagagaacagcaatttacaataggcagcgaggcactggaagtcgtaagggaatacatctacttagggcaggtagtgacggcggatccggatcatgagacggaaataatcagaagaataagaatgggctggagtgcgtttggcaggcattcccaaatcatgaaaagcaggttgccgttatccctcaagagaaaagtatataatagctgtgtcttaccagtactcacctacggggcagaaacctggaggcttacgaaaagggttctactcaaattgaggacgacacaacgagctatggaaagaagaatgataggtgtaacgttaagggataagaaaagagcagattgggtgagggaacaaatgcgagttaatgacatcttagttgaaatcaagaaaaagaaatgggcatgggcaggacatgtaatgagaagggaagataaccgatggtcattaagggttacggactggatcccaagggaagggaagcgtagcagggggcggcagaaagttaggtgggcggatgagattaagaagtttgcagggacggcatggccacaattagtacatgaccggggttgttggagaagtatgggagaggcctttgcccttcagtgggcctaaccaggctgatgatgatcatgatgatgactgATTACGCAATCACTTCTGAGTAACCTTGGCAAAAATTCAGAATAGTGTCCCGTAGATAATGTAGAAGAAGAATCAGAAAGACATCGCCCCTATTTTTTATAACCCAAAACAAGGTACATGCACATAACTACAGATATACATACTGTCTACGTACCTTACGTTATTTTTCCATATGTGTAGTCCCCCCAACGGTTCAGAAATTTGTCCTATCGCAGCACTACGTTTGGTATGCCCCTGTGACATATAATCCGTCCGGCTGATggtggaaccaccgtcggaccGTTGTCTTGGCTTCATCATTGCACATGAATCGCTGTCCTGCCGGGAGCTTCTTCAGCGGACCGTAAACGTGGAAATCATTAGGGGCGAGGTCTGGATTGTATGGTGTGCGGTccagactctcccagtgaaatgaccggagcttgtcggCGGTTCATTGTCATGCAAGACTTCGCGGCGTTTTGCGAACTCGCAGCACCACCACCTTACACTTCTCAAAGCTGGACACCTTtcctcatacgtgggctgcatttccctatgGATTTTATGGGCGTTCGCCTCTAGCCCCATACGACACGagtcacacttcgttgctcgtgcgCCGTGGACGCGTGAAGCACAACCGCGGTCTTCTACTGACAACGCATGCTGTCGCCGTGCCGCGAAGCTACCGGCACATAACGCCTTGCCGGTCCaggaaaggtccaccgctgggaatgcaTATATTGACTTCATATTTTTGGCCGTAGTTTGGCTAAATATATAGGGGCGATGACTTTATGATTCGTCTTTGTATATAGCTGATAGCGCGACGATATAACATTTCAGCTGATAGAGAGATGGGGTCTCTTTAATGAATCTTGGAGATGATTCTCTCACGGCACGCCTATACGCTATGCTATACTCCAGATAGATATAATAAAATTTAGACACGCACAATGTGTAATAGATACAGAACCTAAAGAAAAACACGTCCCAATAATTAACAAAGTATCTCATTGTAACCAGTGTTTATGAGGTAGTGTAAAAGTACCTCGGTTGCGCGAGATGCACAAGAAGAGTTATTACATGGGCAAGGACGAGTCTTGGCTCAAGGTATGACAGTATTTGACGAATATTAAATGCGGACTTTAAGGCTGTTATTTCTAGATAAGATAGCACGCATGCGCAGATTAGGTGGGCCACGTGTCTTCCCGTACGTCGCACACTGGCGACCCCATCCGTTTCATTATAAGCACGAAGTAACCAGCCCCTCTCACAGACCGTTCCAGTGTCATGGCGGCAGCTGCGACCGAGCACCAGTACACCCTGACCGGTTTCGGCGAGTTCCTGGAATGGCGGACGCTTCGGTTCGTCGAACCCATGCCGCGGATCCGGGTGTGCAGACTCTGCGGCGTCGTGTCCTCGGTGGCCAGACTGCTGCCGTGCACGCACGTGCTGTGCGATTCGTGCGAGAGTCAGGCGGCCGACAGGGGGCGCCAGTGTCCCATAGACGGCGCCGCGTTCGAGAGGGGAGACGTGCAGACGATGCCGTTCGCGAAGGGAGACCTCGGCGAGCATCAGGTCCGTTGCATCAACGACGACGCGGCTGGCGACGGCGCCTTCGGCTGCACCTTCACCGGGAGGCTGGCCGTCCTGGAGGAGCACTTTCTGGCCCACTGCATGCACGGCCGGGTGCGCTGCTCCAAGTGCGGTCGAAGGGTAGTCCGCAAGGATGTGGTCGAGCACTACGTCGGCTGCGAGGGAGGAGACAGCGCCAGGTAACGAGAAAATAATGGACTTGTTGGTTGGCGGCATCTGAAGGACATGGAACCTGGCCCGTATCCAGAAGGAGGGTTAAGAGTTCCTGAAACCACTCGCCCCAAAATTATCACCGCGGCGATGCACTGATCAGCCCTGTATTATTTTATATTATATGTAATATATTATATGTACATATCAATATATGCATTACAAGTTTATACTATCTTATGGCAGCAATATGTCTGATTCATATGTGAAAATAGGTGAACAGAAATATTTGCGATTGACCGCCGCTGTTCCTGCAAATCTTCTCCCGAAAATAATTTCTGGGTATTGCCCAGGCGGAAACGCAGCTTTTACCGTACCGCTACGGATGGTGCCACCATTTTAATGCTTACTGTACATGCGGCTTATTGATATCGTCTTACGTCTGCAATTGCATGCCCTCACCATTACCGCCGCCACCCCTTACCACTTCTGTGTGGTCGTTTATGCTTGTTTCCTTGCATGCTCATGTTTTCCTTGTCATGGCTAGGGCGTGCAATATTTAACGTGTTTCCGTTGCAGTGGCTTTAACAGCCTATTATCAGCAGCAGTAAAATTaggcttcttttttcctttgttttcatgaCTCGAATTGTGAGTGTAACAAGTAGGTAATACTGACAAATGGAGTAATAAACGGAATCCGTTGCGAAACTCTACCTGCTTGCGGAAAGTTTAGCAAGAATCGCTCCCGTTTACTTAAAGGGGTCATGTACACATAGCGTTTATAGTTAACATAATATGCAACTAATTTTACCAAGTATAATAGCTGGGCTTCTAACTTTGAGCaattaagaaagagagagaatagaCAAGTTTGTGCACATCCTAGAAACGCGGTTGAAAATGGGGCATGTTAGAGGGCCCTTGCCTGTCCCTGTTTATTTGCCTTAGTACAAAGCTTAGCTCACGTCAGAGTGTCAAAACAAACCAATCATCTTAAAACCCAGATTTTCTTGGAAAAAGAGCAATCTGGGTTTTGTTAAATTTAGTCAAATCGGGTATTCAATTTCATCCGGTATATGCCCCAGACTTCCCGAGATGGCATACGTAAGCGCTCAGCAAACGGTTTTAGTTTGTCCGTAAACATAGCTTTCACGAGGACTGCACCAACTGCGCATATGCAAATATCTTAAGGGACTTCGTACAATCACAAGATATATTTATTTTTGAAAGCTGTATGTTATTGACCGGGTGATTATAGACGTATTACACGACCAGCTAAGTAGAACATGGTTGGTTAAGGCATCAATAGCTGTGTGCACTCTCTGGTGACGTGAGTAGTAGCACTGACTGGGAACAAGGACCACAATAAGGTGCAATAAACTACACGCGAGTTGTACTTTTTTTGTACCTTCTGGTGCCCTTGTTCCCTGTCCGCACCACAACATTTTCTGTCAATGATGAACTACAAACAAGCCCACATCGCCTCTCTATGGTATAACTATCTGCCACCAAGTGGTGCCGCCAACCGtaccgctcacgtttacgtctTCTGAACTCTGGTGTTCCGCAAAGGTCTGCAAAggcgtaatgatgatgatgatgatgatgatgaatggtcATCACTTTTGCAGACAAGCTAAAACTCTTGTCGTCTGAAAGCAAAGCACAGCTAATATCGGACACTTGCGGGACAACAAATAGAGCATCTCTTATTATTGCTAGCTACCCGGATATCTTGTGTGGTATTTTTACAGGTGGAACAAAACTGTGCCGCTTTCAGCAAACAAACGTAATAACTGGGCCAATGTCACTCGAATTTTTCCAGTGCCGATGAGCCTGACACTGAGGACAAAGTGACTATCGACGCTGCCGAAGCGGTACGCCTCGCCGAAACGATAAACGACATTCTACAGGAGCTCAAGAACTCAGATCTCGGCACTCCGAGGGTCCACTCGAACATCGCATCACTCAAGCGCAAAGCTATGTACCTTGGCAGTTTTCTCAGCGTGCTCGATCCGCACACAAGCCAGCCCGATACATCTAGACGCAGCAGCTGGTTTGACAGTGAACATGGTGAGTAATTCTCTGCTAGAGCCGATTTTACATAAAACATCACTCATTTAAAGCGAAGATTtcattgcctcttccttcgatttTTCCTCTGCTGGTGCTGTTGCTTCGGCGGTCAGGCACGCCGCGTCTGGGGGTGGTTCAGATCACATATATACATGAAAGGAGCGTGACAGAGAGGAAagacgacgcgagaaactcgtttgcagCTTTCCATCGCGACGCATcggcacaatgccctctggagctgcATGGTTGTCGGCAGTGTAGCCTCTTTACAGCTGTAATTAGCCGTTACCCCCCtgaaaaagcattgcagaaactgcagcgcttaacCTAATatcaacgtgcaagtccagaaggGAGGTAGATATGATTGTAGTAAAGAGGCAGGAAGAGCAGGCAGATAATGTGTAGAACCAATGCAGTCGCAAAACGAGCAAACagcagccttaccatttttcgcTCGCAGTCCccacaaagggggggggggggtaatgggGAAAAGGTGACGTAGGAAGGCAagaaaacgctactactatagacacggcAGCGGTTATGGCCAAACTGAAGGTACTGTACGGTATGTTTCTGCTATTTCAGACAAATAAACCCTATGCAAATTTGTCCTGTGGACAACggatgcagggcgtgcagacgcaaacCCGCATTGAATCACCGCAGGGTCTCGGcgacaccacggaagcggtcgcacgtcaaatgaacacttctgtgcccaccgcggtagcCGTGCCGCTATGGCAtccgaccacggcagccgcatttagacaggagcgaaatacaagaacgctcgtgcacttaaatttacgTGTATGTTTAAGAACACCAGGGTGCCAGAATTAtaccggagtccgccactacagcgtgcctcataaaccgattgtggtttttgcacgtaaagccccataatttcatCAATGTTTAACACTTTTTCCACAATGTGATATACCACGGGAGGCAATGACAATGACCAGCTCTTTCAGAGGTTATGAGCAATGGCGCGCAACTCCTCAAGTAAgtacgtctccctgtgtgttcggtgtactacgcaaacagcaTAGGTGTGCAAATgtacgtttaacatcaactcaccgctctcgtaCTAGagtaaatgttgaagaaattcaACAGTCGccatcaacatcactgctaattaacGTAAATAAAACCTAGGAGTACAGAaatcttcgcttacatcaattcccacagtgcgtgggatcagcATAATTcatctttacttttcttttttgccacgtAACCTGGATTTTAGAATGTGAACACGGGCTGGGTTACGCGCTGGGCATGAACTGTGAGCTTACAGAAAGCTGAAAAACTCGTGTCCCGGATCAGATCAACATTGGATTAACAAGGGATGTCTTCGGAGCTTTAAAAGCACCCGACACTTTATGGAGCGAACTTATTGGGATGTCCCACCGAGTTTGCTTACAGGGAATGCTCATATTATGAGCAAAATATTAACTGTGAGCATCATCACTGACAAGAGGACGCGCCGTATCAGGCCCTGACAAATACAAGACTGGTAGTCAAAATGTTTGCTCCCTCCACATATTCCTTGTTCCATCGTGGttgatcacttcaagcctccactTTCCTGTGATGCTGTTTTGTTTGCCTTACACTGGACAGCAACTTTAGCAAGGAAATATTGTGCGCATGACGAGGTTTAGGCTAGGGAGcgttattttttgttattttgtaCCCAAGTAGGAAATACGGCCGGCTTAACATACCAACATAGCTTTAAAATGGCTTTCGTCAAGGGAAATCATTAGCTGATTTCGGATTGGCAAATCGTGCCGAAAAATTTTGGTATATGTACAATCGTTGAAATCTTGAGACCCAGCGTAGACTTTCGCGCAAACCTTGCCTAAATGTCTACATTGCTCACAGCCATTCGAGTTCACCGCATATTCAAAAAAGGTACATCACTTCACGCGAACAAAATAAATGTTCACCGCCAAGCTATTATTCTTCCAATATTTTTGTTATTCCCTAACCTAAATGCGAAAAATATTCTACGCGAAGTACACTTTCATTAGGAAGATCTCAATTAACAAGTTTTCGACAACTATGAATACTCCGTTTGATACATAAGGTGCAACGGGGCTGAAGCTGCGGAAGTTGTTCGCAACAAATCGAATATGCGTCTACATTTGCGTGCGTGACTAATTTCTGTGCGCGTGTGGTTTTTCAAttgaaagaaaaagcagaaaatTGAAGTGCATTGTTTGCTTAACTCATTCTCCCTGTGAAGTACTCCTCGACAAAGCTCGTACGAGAAAAAGAATATGAATGATCAGTTACTGAAGGAACAGTAAGCGCACACAAAATAATGCCTTTTCAGTCTTTATTACATGTGTTACCGCAGTAAAAATAATTACTGCACGACTTTATGGCGGATGTGAGCTTTCTGCAGTGCATTACTCtgcaaaaaaatgacaaaaataatGTGGACTGCACTATATACCTTCGC from the Dermacentor variabilis isolate Ectoservices chromosome 9, ASM5094787v1, whole genome shotgun sequence genome contains:
- the LOC142557211 gene encoding uncharacterized protein LOC142557211, with product MAAAATEHQYTLTGFGEFLEWRTLRFVEPMPRIRVCRLCGVVSSVARLLPCTHVLCDSCESQAADRGRQCPIDGAAFERGDVQTMPFAKGDLGEHQVRCINDDAAGDGAFGCTFTGRLAVLEEHFLAHCMHGRVRCSKCGRRVVRKDVVEHYVGCEGGDSASADEPDTEDKVTIDAAEAVRLAETINDILQELKNSDLGTPRVHSNIASLKRKAMYLGSFLSVLDPHTSQPDTSRRSSWFDSEHDSWTICKFVGIEAMRKSDELMLPLTQPCRLAGYTFTLTCKFEKSWGKLSSVCFLFCLCPGERDGFLEWPFAKKVKLSINHATMEGRDVPVTLKICQEKNAESLKRPQLDVPQKGILSEKITWKYVEKKDLVRDDCLFVAVEFE